In Nitrospira sp., one DNA window encodes the following:
- a CDS encoding fibronectin type III domain-containing protein, translated as MLLLRPLAGSVSWQSNISMVLTTLLVLLLMSVAGCADDGGRGPMVSSLSTPTDATAESDSDQAHHSALADSDGEEDPTITMTSSPTGVTAHVTWVPPPNMNVAGYNIYYRQQPSVEPSSEESASEESSSEASVSEEPSLEEQSSCSSGESQTVEAPAATITGLEPNTRYSFAIRAFNESESLCSNEITAMTPSAQS; from the coding sequence ATGTTGCTGCTCAGACCTTTGGCTGGCTCTGTCTCTTGGCAATCGAACATCTCGATGGTCCTCACGACACTTCTGGTTCTCCTCCTTATGTCAGTGGCTGGTTGTGCAGATGATGGAGGAAGAGGGCCGATGGTTTCTAGCCTTTCTACGCCAACGGACGCTACAGCAGAATCGGATTCTGATCAAGCTCATCATTCCGCACTGGCAGATTCTGACGGAGAAGAAGACCCTACGATCACTATGACCTCGTCTCCAACGGGAGTGACCGCGCATGTGACTTGGGTTCCCCCCCCAAATATGAACGTGGCTGGTTACAATATTTATTACCGACAGCAACCATCGGTAGAACCAAGTTCAGAGGAATCCGCTTCAGAAGAGTCCAGTTCAGAAGCATCTGTTTCAGAAGAGCCCAGTTTAGAAGAACAAAGCTCATGTTCTTCCGGGGAAAGCCAGACCGTCGAGGCTCCGGCCGCAACGATTACCGGACTGGAACCCAACACTCGATATTCTTTCGCTATTCGTGCGTTCAACGAGTCGGAGAGTCTCTGCTCGAATGAGATCACGGCGATGACGCCTTCAGCTCAATCTTAA
- a CDS encoding omptin family outer membrane protease, whose product MEVRRVHATACSSMVLLLLIASPPPSWGLDPNPQVRPRLELSIRPWLFTAGETQWSQNASGLDPRLGDPTSQLTYKDNDTQLVGLGANVHVTRRLSLQGEFAFSVDFDRGSLIDDDYLAGQRLFSRTSSDITGKGTWYVQANAGYRAVEFPDGRGHFDVLAGFQYWSTTYEATGFSRIVCDSSVIGCNPPTSSFPAIKNTTQWITPLHVGGQLEYRVMQRVTANFRFTFSPVSIVFNEDIHYQRRDLQQDPSFSMWGLGLGASAEPSISIKLTRRLSLTGGYRVMWNRTYYGRWEGYPIGSEPVTAPLTELQTLRHGVIVGLTGSF is encoded by the coding sequence ATGGAAGTACGGCGGGTACATGCTACGGCCTGTTCATCTATGGTTCTTCTGTTGCTGATTGCTTCGCCCCCTCCGAGCTGGGGGCTAGACCCGAACCCTCAAGTACGGCCGCGCCTGGAATTGTCCATAAGACCCTGGCTGTTTACGGCGGGCGAAACACAATGGAGTCAAAATGCATCTGGGCTCGACCCTCGACTCGGTGACCCTACCTCTCAGCTGACTTACAAAGACAACGATACCCAGCTTGTCGGGCTTGGAGCGAACGTGCATGTGACTCGACGATTGTCGTTACAGGGAGAGTTCGCCTTTTCCGTGGACTTTGATCGCGGCTCGTTGATCGATGATGATTATCTCGCAGGACAGCGGTTGTTCTCGCGCACAAGCAGCGACATCACCGGGAAGGGAACCTGGTATGTTCAGGCGAATGCGGGGTACCGCGCAGTCGAATTTCCAGACGGCCGCGGACATTTCGATGTACTGGCAGGGTTTCAGTATTGGAGCACGACGTACGAGGCAACCGGGTTTAGTCGAATTGTTTGCGATTCGTCGGTCATTGGTTGCAATCCCCCTACGTCCAGCTTTCCTGCGATCAAGAATACGACCCAGTGGATTACGCCGCTCCATGTTGGGGGACAACTTGAGTATCGAGTCATGCAGCGAGTCACCGCAAATTTCAGGTTCACATTTTCGCCGGTCAGCATCGTCTTCAACGAGGATATCCATTATCAACGAAGGGATTTGCAGCAGGACCCGAGCTTTTCGATGTGGGGCCTCGGATTAGGTGCGAGTGCCGAGCCCTCAATAAGTATCAAGCTGACCCGTCGGCTTTCGCTCACAGGTGGGTATCGCGTCATGTGGAACAGGACCTATTATGGCAGATGGGAAGGTTATCCCATCGGGAGCGAGCCGGTGACCGCTCCTCTCACTGAGCTTCAAACTCTCCGCCACGGTGTCATCGTCGGACTGACCGGCTCTTTTTAA
- a CDS encoding fibronectin type III domain-containing protein, whose product MSPTSQSETTRATLAVAVSISGRAAGTYRATITVKEGTWFTQSVPVTLIVSPATSSPPSSPPPATSTATLTWNTSTGTSVNGYKVYVGEAPHRYTRTINVGNATTSTVNSLTVGRMYYFAVTAYNSAGESAPSNEVSKTIQPINGS is encoded by the coding sequence GTGTCACCCACCAGCCAATCTGAGACCACACGTGCGACTCTCGCGGTTGCCGTCAGTATCAGCGGGCGTGCAGCGGGGACATACAGAGCAACCATCACGGTCAAGGAGGGCACCTGGTTCACTCAAAGTGTCCCTGTGACGTTGATTGTCTCGCCCGCCACCTCCTCACCCCCTTCGTCACCCCCACCTGCGACGTCTACAGCCACCCTCACGTGGAACACGAGCACCGGCACTTCGGTCAACGGCTATAAAGTGTACGTCGGAGAAGCGCCCCACCGCTATACACGAACCATTAATGTCGGTAACGCCACAACATCGACCGTGAACAGTTTGACCGTCGGCAGGATGTACTATTTCGCCGTCACGGCGTACAATAGTGCCGGCGAGAGTGCCCCATCTAACGAGGTCAGCAAGACGATTCAACCTATAAACGGCAGTTGA